DNA sequence from the Halorussus limi genome:
CCGGAAGCCGAGACCGAGGAGGAGGTCGAGACCGAACTCCAGCCCCGCGGGCTGGTCGACAAGACCCCCGACCTCACCGAGCGCGAGGAGGAACTCCTCACGCAGCGCAAGCGCGTCGGCAAGCCGCAGTTCAACCGGCAGGACTACCACAAGAAGAAGCGGACCCCGACCTCGTGGCGACGCCCGCGCGGCAAGCTATCGAAGCAGCGCCGCGGCATCAAGGGCAAAGGCGACACGGTTCAGGCCGGCTTCCGAACGCCGACCGAGGTGCGCGGCAAGCACCCCAGCGGCTTCGAGGAGGTCCGCGTCCACAACACCGACGACCTCGAAGGCGTCGACGGCGACCGCGAAGCGGTCCGCATCGCCTCGAAGGTCGGCGCTCGCAAGCGCGAGCGCATCGAGGAACAGGCCGAAGAACAGGGCGTTCGCGTCCTGAACCCGACCTACGTCGAAGTGGAGGTTGAAGAATGAGCGACCTGAGCGCACAGAAGCGACTCGCGTCCGACGTCCTCGACGTCGGCGAGAACCGCGTCTGGTTCGACCCCGAAGCGCAGGGTGCCATCGCGGAAGCGATTACCCGCGAAGACATCCGCGAACTCGTCGAGGACGGCTCGATAGAGGCGAAAGACAAGAAGGGCAACTCCCGCGGTCGCGCCCGCAAGCGGAAGGCCAAGCGCGACTACGGTCATCAGACCGGCGCTGGCACCCGAAAAGGGAAGTCGGGCGGCCGCCAGCAGGGCAAAGAACAGTGGCAGCAGACGATTCGCGCGCAGCGAACGAAGCTCCGCGAACTCCGCGCCGAAGGCGAAATCACGCAGTCTCAGTACCGAGACCTGTACGACAAAGCCAAGGGCGGGGAGTTCCGTAGCGTCCAGTACCTGCTCAACTACATCGAGAGTAACTACTAACAATGGCAACAGGACCACGATACACGGTGCCGATGCGCCGTCGCCGCGAGGTCCGGACTGACTACCATCAGAGGTTGCGCCTGCTGAAATCGGGCAAGCCCCGGCTGGTCGCTCGCAAGAGCAACCAGCACGTCAGGGCGCAGCTGGTCACGATGGGTCCCAACGGCGACGAGACGGTTGCGAGCGCGTTTTCCGGCGACCTCGAAGAGTACGGCTGGGAAGCCCCCACGGGCAACCTCCCCAGCGCGTACCTGACGGGGCTGCTGGCCGGGAAGCGAGCGCTCGAAGCCGGCATCGAGGAGGCCGTCCTCGACATCGGTCTCAACACCGCGACACCCGGAGGCAAAGTATTCGCAATACAGGAAGGCGCAATCGACGCCGGGCTCGAAATTCCCCACAACGACAGCGTGCTGGCCGACTGGTCGCGCAACCGCGGCGAACACATCGCCGAGTACGCCGAGCAGTTGGACGAACCGCTGTACAGCGGGGATTTCGACGCCACAGAACTACCCGAGCACTTCGACGAAGTGCGAGAGACGCTCATGGAGGACTAACGTATGTGTGCTAACCACGACGGCTGGGAACCCCAGACCCGTCTCGGCCGCAAAGTCGCCGAGGGCGACATCGACACGATGGCTGACGCCCTCAACTCCGGACTCCCGCTGAAGGAGCCGGAGCTTGTCGACCAGCTGCTGCCGGGACTCGAAGACGAGGTGCTGGACATCAACATGGTCCAGCGCATGACCGACTCCGGTCGCCGCGTGAAGTTCCGCTGCGTCGTCGCCATCGGCAACCGCGAC
Encoded proteins:
- a CDS encoding 50S ribosomal protein L32e, which gives rise to MADDNDEPQSLEDVSGVGPSKAEALRDAGFESVQDVKAASQDDLAEVEGIGNALAARIKADVGGLEVEEETEAEIEEEEPEEPEAETEEEVETELQPRGLVDKTPDLTEREEELLTQRKRVGKPQFNRQDYHKKKRTPTSWRRPRGKLSKQRRGIKGKGDTVQAGFRTPTEVRGKHPSGFEEVRVHNTDDLEGVDGDREAVRIASKVGARKRERIEEQAEEQGVRVLNPTYVEVEVEE
- a CDS encoding 50S ribosomal protein L19e, which codes for MSDLSAQKRLASDVLDVGENRVWFDPEAQGAIAEAITREDIRELVEDGSIEAKDKKGNSRGRARKRKAKRDYGHQTGAGTRKGKSGGRQQGKEQWQQTIRAQRTKLRELRAEGEITQSQYRDLYDKAKGGEFRSVQYLLNYIESNY
- a CDS encoding 50S ribosomal protein L18, which codes for MATGPRYTVPMRRRREVRTDYHQRLRLLKSGKPRLVARKSNQHVRAQLVTMGPNGDETVASAFSGDLEEYGWEAPTGNLPSAYLTGLLAGKRALEAGIEEAVLDIGLNTATPGGKVFAIQEGAIDAGLEIPHNDSVLADWSRNRGEHIAEYAEQLDEPLYSGDFDATELPEHFDEVRETLMED